The Procambarus clarkii isolate CNS0578487 chromosome 46, FALCON_Pclarkii_2.0, whole genome shotgun sequence genome includes a region encoding these proteins:
- the LOC138350554 gene encoding early growth response protein 1-like, translating into MTVERRSKGLFNAGRNAFSMPVKNAFSTPVKKAFSTPVKNAFSTPVKNAFSTPVKNAFSTPVKKAFSTPVKKAFSTPVKKAFSTPVKKAFSTPVKNAFSTPV; encoded by the coding sequence ATGACTGTTGAACGTCGGTCAAAAGGCCTTTTTAACGCTGGTCGAAATGCATTTTCGATGCCGGTCAAAAATGCCTTTTCAACGCCGGTCAAAAAGGCCTTTTCAACGCCGGTCAAAAATGCCTTTTCAACGCCGGTCAAAAATGCCTTTTCAACGCCGGTCAAAAATGCCTTTTCCACGCCGGTCAAAAAGGCCTTTTCCACGCCGGTCAAAAAGGCCTTTTCAACGCCGGTCAAAAAGGCCTTTTCCACGCCGGTCAAAAAGGCCTTTTCCACGCCGGTCAAAAATGCCTTTTCAACGCCGGTCTAA